In a single window of the Gossypium hirsutum isolate 1008001.06 chromosome A13, Gossypium_hirsutum_v2.1, whole genome shotgun sequence genome:
- the LOC107895220 gene encoding syntaxin-51, whose product MAASSDPWIKEYNEAVKIADDINGMISERISLPASGPETQRHASAIRRKITILGTRLDGLQSLMSRPTGKPLTEKEMNRRKDMVANLRSKANQMASAFNMSNFANRDSLLGPETKEDAMSRTVGLDNSGLVGLQRQIMKEQDEGLEKLEETVTSTKHIALAVNEELDLHTRLIDDLDQHVDVTDSRLRRVQKNLAILNKRTKGGCSCMCMLLAVIGIVILVVAIYLLIKYL is encoded by the exons ATGGCAGCTTCATCAGACCCTTGGATAAAAGAATATAACGAAGCAGTAAAAATTGCTGATGATATCAATGGCATGATATCTGAAAGAATTTCCTTGCCTGCATCCGGACCAGAAACTCAGCGTCATGCATCGGCTATAAGAAGAAAGATTACGATTTTAGGGACTAGACTTGATGGATTGCAGTCCCTTATGTCTAGACCTACTGGGAAGCCCTT AACAGAGAAGGAGATGAACCGTCGCAAGGATATGGTTGCAAATTTGAGATCAAAAGCAAATCAGATGGCTTCTGCATTCAATATGTCAAATTTTGCGAACCGAGATAGCCTGTTGGGGCCAGAAACGAAGGAAGATGCCATGAGTAGAACAGTAGGTTTGGATAACTCTGGCCTTGTTGGTCTTCAGCGACAAATAATGAAAG AGCAAGATGAGGGTCTTGAGAAGTTGGAGGAGACAGTTACAAGTACAAAGCATATTGCATTGGCAGTCAATGAAGAACTTGATCTGCATACCAGACTCATC GATGACCTGGACCAACATGTGGATGTTACCGATTCTCGCCTACGG AGAGTGCAGAAAAACCTGGCAATTTTGAACAAGCGAACAAAAGGTGGTTGTTCCTGTATGTGCATGCTATTAGCTGTTATCGGTATCGTGATTCTGGTTGTTGCCATTTACCTTCTGATCAAATACTTGTAA